In the genome of Microcoleus vaginatus PCC 9802, the window TGAAATAAATGTTTCTGCACAAGAGCAAGCGGATTGACGTAAATTTCGCAATCCGAAACCTCTTGCGTAAATAAAAGGAAAAAAATCCGTGTCTGTAGGCATTCTTGGCACTAAACTAGGCATGACTCAAGTGTTTGACGACCAAGGGAGAGCAATCCCTGTCACCGTCATACAAGCAGGGCCTTGTACAGTAACTCAAATCAAAACAAAACAAACTGACGGCTACGGTGCCGTTCAACTTGGATACAACGAAGTCAAACCAAAGGCTCTCAACAAGCCAGAACTAGGACACCTTGCCAAGTCGGGGGCGAATCCACTGCGCCACTTGCAGGAATACCGCTTGGAAGACACCAGTTCATTTGAATTAGGTCAACAACTAAAAGCAGATACCTTTACACCGGGACAAATAGTAGATGTCATCGGTACCAGCATCGGTAAAGGTTTTGCAGGTTTTCAAAAGCGCCACAACTTTAAACGAGGCCCCATGTCTCACGGTTCCAAGAACCACCGCGAGCCTGGATCGATCGGACCTGGAACTACTCCCGGTCGCGTTTATCCCGGGAAAAGAATGGCGGGACGCATGGGCAACGTTCAAGTCACCGTCCGCAAACTAACAATTGTCCGGGTGGATACAGAGCAGAATTTGCTGCTAATTAAGGGAGCAGTTCCCGGCAAAGCTGGCGCCTTAGTCAATGTTGTGCCTGAGAAAAAAGTAGGACGTTAGTCAGTAGTCATTAGTCAGTAGTCAGCAGTCAGTAGATAGTGGTTGGCCATTAGTAGCAAGCAATAACTAAGAACTCAAAGCTGAAAACTAAGAGCTGAAAACTAAGACCTGAGAACAGACAACAGACGACAGACAACAGACAACAGACAACTAACAACAGACAACTAACAACAGACAAAGGACAAAAGATATGGTTAATTGTGTAGTCCGAAATTGGCAAGGCGAAGAAGTTGGGGAAACAACTTTAGAACTGCGCGTAGCCAAAGAAGAAAATGCTTCTCACATCGTTCACAGAGCATTGACGCGGCAACTGAATAACGCCCGTCAAGGAAATGCTTGTACCAAAACTCGATCGGAAGTCAGAGGCGGTGGCCGTAAACCCTGGCGTCAAAAAGGCACGGGTCGAGCCAGAGCAGGTTCAATCCGTTCTCCGCTGTGGCGGGGCGGCGGTGTCATCTTCGGACCAAAACCGAGAGACTTTGAAGTCAAAATGAACAAAAAGGAACGCCGTCTCGCTTTGCGGACAGCATTCCAAAGTCGCACCGAAGACATCATTGTGGTTGAAGAATTTGCAGAGCAATTTCCGAGACCCAAAAGCAAAGAATTGCTGAGTGCGATATCCCGCTGGGGCATCGAACCCGATACAAAAGTTCTGTTAATCTTGCCAGAACCGCAACCAAACGTCTACTTATCAGGACGCAATATCGAATTAGTAAACGTCATCTTGGCAACTTCCCTGAATGTTTACGACGTTCTCGCGGCTGACAAAATTATCGTCACATCTACAGCCATAGCTAAAATTCAGGAGATTTACGGTGAGTAAAATCGACCCCCGCGACTACGCAGATTTGATCCAGCGTCCGATTCTCACCGAGAAAGCTACCCGAATGATGGAATTAAATCAATTCACATTCGACGTAGCCCCCAAAGCGACGAAGCCTCAAATCAAAGCTGCAATCGAAGAACTATTTAAGGTTAAAGTCATCGGCGTCAACACCCAAAACCCGCCGCGCAAAAAGCGTCGAGTTGGCAAATTCGTCGGCTTTAAACCTTGTTACAAGCGAGCAACCGTAACTCTGACCGACGGAGACTCGATCCGCAAACTCCTATTCCCAGAAGTTTAGCCAATTTTGGATTTTAGATTTTAGATTTTAGATTGCGGTTAACTGGTGAAAATACCAAACCCAGAAAGCTAGCAAGTTAACTGATAATCGCAAATCTAAAATCCAAAACCGCCAAGTCCTTGCATCCCAAATCTAAAATCTAAAATCTAAAATCGATTATGGGCATCCGTTCTTACCGACCTTATACCTCCAGCACCCGGGAACAGACCGTCTCGGACTTCGCTGAAATTACCAGATCAGAACCAGAAAAGTCTCTAACCAGCAACAAGCACACCAAACAAGGCCGCAACAACCGAGGCGTCATCACCTGTCGCCACCGGGGAGGCGGTCACAAACGGCTGTATAGAGACATCGACTTCCGCCGCGACAAACACAGCATTCCCGCTACCGTCAAGGCGATCGAATATGACCCCAATCGCAACGCCCGCATCGCCCTCCTGTTCTACAAAGACGGCGAAAAACGGTACATCCTGCACCCGCTTAACTTAAACGTCGGTACAGTAATTGTCTCAGGCCCAGACGCGCCGATCGAAATCGGCAACGCCCTCCCCCTGAAGAACATTCCCCTCGGTACGAGCATCCACAACGTCGAGCTAGTACCCGGAAAAGGTGGACAAATCGTTCGCTCCGCCGGCTCCAGCGCTCAGCTAATGGCAAAAGAAGGTAGCTACGTTACCCTCAAACTGCCATCCGGTGAACAGCGCAAAGTCCGCGCCGACTGCTACGCCACTATCGGTCAAGTCGGCAACACAGACGCCAGAAACCTCAGCCTCGGCAAAGCAGGTCGCACCCGCTGGAAAGGTCGCAGACCCACCGTTCGCGGTAGCGTCATGAACCCGGTAGACCACCCGCACGGCGGTGGCGAAGGCAGAGCTCCCATCGGACGTCCGGGGCCTGTCACTCCTTGGGGTAAACCAGCATTGGGTGCAAAAACCCGACGCAAAAACAAACGCAGCGACGCTTTAATCGTCCGCCGCCGCCGCAAATCTTCCAAGCGTGGCAAGGGCGGCAGACAAAGTTAGTCATCAGTCAGCAGTCTTCAGTCTGCCGTTGTTAACTGCTAACTAATGGCTGAGGACTGCTGACTGCTGAATGCTGAATGTTGACTCATGACTCCTGAATCACTAAAAAAATCATGTCTCGATCGCTAAAAAAAGGCCCGTTTGTCGCAGATGCTCTGATGACAAAAATCGAAAAACTCAACGCCGCAGGCCAAAAACAAGTAATTAAAACTTGGTCGCGCTCTTCCACAATCCTGCCCCAAATGGTAGGTCACACGATCGCCGTTCACAACGGCAGACAGCACGTACCCGTCTACCTGACAGACCAAATGGTAGGTCACAAACTCGGAGAATTTTCCCCCACTCGTACCTTTAGAGGTCACGCTAAAAGTGGTGATAAAAAGGCAAAAAGATAGCCGAATTAGGTGATAGGTAATAGGTAGTAGGCTCAACTTTTTCCCAATTACCAATTACCTTTTTCCCAATTACCAATTACCAATTACCCAAATCGAAATGGTTATAGATACCACATCCGAAATTAAGGCGATCGCCCGTTATATCCGGACATCCCCCTTCAAAGTGCGCCGAGTCCTCGACCAAATTCGCGGCAAAAGCTACCAAGAAGCGCTGATTTTACTCGAATTCATGCCCTACCGCGCCTGCGAACCAATCGTCAAAGTTTTGCGATCGGCAGTAGCCAACGCAGAACACAACGCAGGATTGGATAAATCCAAGCTAGTAGTTTCTCAAGCTTACGCAGACCAAGGCCCAGTCCTCAAACGCTTTAGACCCCGCGCTCAAGGTCGCGCCTACCAAATCCGCAAGCCAACCTGTCACATTACCGTAGTAGTAGCTCCGCTCGTAGAAAACTAAACCAGGGAAAAACGTAATAGGTAATAAACAGCTTAAAGTTGAAAAAAATTGGTAATCACCAATTACCAATTACCATTTACCAATTACCAAATACCAATTAACTCATCAACTATTATGGGCCAAAAAATACATCCAATTGGTTTTCGCCTCGGCATTACCCAAGAGCACCGCTCTCGCTGGTTTGCTGATCCCAAAAACTATCCAGAACTCTTGCAAGAAGACTATAAAATTCGCAAGTACGTTCGTAAAACCCTCAGCAATGCGGGCATTTCCTCGGTCAAAATTGAGCGGAAAGCCGATCAAATCGACCTAGAAGTGTTCACCGCCAGACCAGGCGTTGTCGTAGGTCGCGGCGGAGCAGGCATCGAAACCTTGCGCGTCGGTTTGCAGCAGCAACTCGGTAGTAACCGCCAAATCCGCATCAACGTCGTCGAAGTCCAGCGAGTAGACGCCGATGCCACACTGATCGCGGAATACATTGCTCAGCAACTAGAACGGCGCGTATCCTTCCGCCGAGTCGTCCGCCAAGCAATCACCCGCGCTCAAAAAGTCGGCATCCAAGGCATCAAAATTCAAGTCAGCGGACGCCTCAATGGCGCAGAAATCGCGCGTACCGAATGGACGCGGGAAGGAAGAGTCCCGTTGCACACGCTGCGGGCCGACATCGACTACTCCTACTGCACTGCTCAAACCATCTACGGTATTCTTGGCATTAAAGTTTGGGTTTTCAAAGGCGAAATTATTCCCGGACAGGAACAGGAGGCTGCACCAAATGCAGCAGTGCCCCGCACCAAACAAAAGC includes:
- a CDS encoding 50S ribosomal protein L22, whose amino-acid sequence is MVIDTTSEIKAIARYIRTSPFKVRRVLDQIRGKSYQEALILLEFMPYRACEPIVKVLRSAVANAEHNAGLDKSKLVVSQAYADQGPVLKRFRPRAQGRAYQIRKPTCHITVVVAPLVEN
- a CDS encoding 30S ribosomal protein S3: MGQKIHPIGFRLGITQEHRSRWFADPKNYPELLQEDYKIRKYVRKTLSNAGISSVKIERKADQIDLEVFTARPGVVVGRGGAGIETLRVGLQQQLGSNRQIRINVVEVQRVDADATLIAEYIAQQLERRVSFRRVVRQAITRAQKVGIQGIKIQVSGRLNGAEIARTEWTREGRVPLHTLRADIDYSYCTAQTIYGILGIKVWVFKGEIIPGQEQEAAPNAAVPRTKQKRRRQNFEDRSNEG
- a CDS encoding 50S ribosomal protein L3 — protein: MSVGILGTKLGMTQVFDDQGRAIPVTVIQAGPCTVTQIKTKQTDGYGAVQLGYNEVKPKALNKPELGHLAKSGANPLRHLQEYRLEDTSSFELGQQLKADTFTPGQIVDVIGTSIGKGFAGFQKRHNFKRGPMSHGSKNHREPGSIGPGTTPGRVYPGKRMAGRMGNVQVTVRKLTIVRVDTEQNLLLIKGAVPGKAGALVNVVPEKKVGR
- a CDS encoding 50S ribosomal protein L23; the protein is MSKIDPRDYADLIQRPILTEKATRMMELNQFTFDVAPKATKPQIKAAIEELFKVKVIGVNTQNPPRKKRRVGKFVGFKPCYKRATVTLTDGDSIRKLLFPEV
- a CDS encoding 30S ribosomal protein S19, which encodes MSRSLKKGPFVADALMTKIEKLNAAGQKQVIKTWSRSSTILPQMVGHTIAVHNGRQHVPVYLTDQMVGHKLGEFSPTRTFRGHAKSGDKKAKR
- the rplB gene encoding 50S ribosomal protein L2; translation: MGIRSYRPYTSSTREQTVSDFAEITRSEPEKSLTSNKHTKQGRNNRGVITCRHRGGGHKRLYRDIDFRRDKHSIPATVKAIEYDPNRNARIALLFYKDGEKRYILHPLNLNVGTVIVSGPDAPIEIGNALPLKNIPLGTSIHNVELVPGKGGQIVRSAGSSAQLMAKEGSYVTLKLPSGEQRKVRADCYATIGQVGNTDARNLSLGKAGRTRWKGRRPTVRGSVMNPVDHPHGGGEGRAPIGRPGPVTPWGKPALGAKTRRKNKRSDALIVRRRRKSSKRGKGGRQS
- a CDS encoding 50S ribosomal protein L4 → MVNCVVRNWQGEEVGETTLELRVAKEENASHIVHRALTRQLNNARQGNACTKTRSEVRGGGRKPWRQKGTGRARAGSIRSPLWRGGGVIFGPKPRDFEVKMNKKERRLALRTAFQSRTEDIIVVEEFAEQFPRPKSKELLSAISRWGIEPDTKVLLILPEPQPNVYLSGRNIELVNVILATSLNVYDVLAADKIIVTSTAIAKIQEIYGE